DNA sequence from the Cucumis melo cultivar AY chromosome 6, USDA_Cmelo_AY_1.0, whole genome shotgun sequence genome:
CTTATCAAATTAGAACCTTTAGCATGAgacaaaccaaattgaataaaactttcgacTCTTACATCATATTCTCTAGACATCCTATTTTCCATCATCCGTGATTTATCCATTTTGTAGATGTCACAAACACCAAATCTTCTATAATTGCCCTATAAACAAACCTGGTTACAAAAGAGATGGATGACAACTCAAGGAAATGAATCAGTAACTACATCCTATTATACACATATTTCATATAGTACCCACTACAAAATAGAAGATCACGCAGAATAAGATTGCATTAATAATGAGGTTGCATTAAAAGGAATTTAGTGACttttcaaagaaaatataaacGTGGTAAAGTAATACTCATTCTATTTAAACAAGGAtcaaattgaaacatttaaaaCAAGGGCAAATtgtatattttacatttttgtattatttatttgtcGGTTTTGTAACATAAATTGTATACTCAAATATAATTCTAAAACACCTATTTAATTTGAATAAGGACACAATAATTGTACTTagagttatttttatttaagcCAATTGTAAAATTGATAATTCTATTCTTAACCAAAACACCCCATATATGAACTATTCTCACTAGTTGAAAAAGAGCCTACAATAAATGATAGTGATAATGAGACCCATGCTTGGTTGTGTAGAGCAAGGTAAGTTAGTAATTACTTACTAAAGTCATTCGAACAAAAGATGTGAAATCAattatacttaaaaaaaaaaggtaggaCAAAGAATAAATATACCTAATACGTCCCTTTCTCTCATCATATGGATGGTTATCTCAACCTATCAATGTTAAGCAATCTTATTGTCTTTTTGCATCTCAATGGTCAAATATTGCATAGAAACTACACACTTTGAAGGACATTGACAATTTGCATCTCAATGGTCAAATATGGTCAAATATTGCATACAAACAACAATTAAAGGACATTGACAATTTGTAGTGAAGAAGCAAATATACCTAAATATCAACTCCCCTTTCTCTCATCATATGGATGGTTATCTCAATCTATCAATGTTAAGCAATCCTACTGTCTTTTTGCATCTCAATGGTCAAATATTACATACAAACTACACACTTTGACATGATTAATGACCATTTCTAAATATGCTAACGTAGAATGACTTGATTTATGGGATAGAGTGGGAGGGGTTGAGAACTCACCAGTCGTTGCCAGAAGATTGGGCGAACATTGAAGCGTGGGCGGAAGACAGACGGTCGGCGgaagaaaaatcaaattgtGGGCAGAGCCAAATCAGGGCGAAAGAGAAATCGAGGCAGAAGAGAACCTGGGCACGCGAAAATCGGACGTGGACGGAAGAGAAATCGGGCTGAACTTAGCTTTTTGGCGTGAAAGCCGGATGTCGAACGACTATCTTGCTGGACGAAGATTTAAGTGAACAACAATTAAGACCGACCTGACGTCGATGTCTTGCCAGAcaaagaagaagacgaagtaTGAATGGGGTGCAATTGGAGGAAGATCGCAGCAAGAATGGGAGGGGTTGAGAAATTAgagattttcaattttaatcaattaatgtaataaattttgggattttttatttttataaattattttaataaaccCTAGACCCTTTTATGACAccaaataactgtcacgaaaaataatttttgaaaacgTCTTTTCCCGCCGAAAAATCGCATTTTgacatattatgacaattgttttttctcttctctCAATTTTCTTGTAATGAAATGTCAGaacttttcttgtagtgataaaACAAATAGGAACCATAAAACAAATAGGAATCACAAAACAAACAACCACTTTGAATAAAGAACATCGTACCTTACCTTTGTCAAATTTAGTTAATATACCCATCATCTTTAAGTTgttaaatttttcttttcttcggATATATAATAATGGTAGCAATCTAAGACCAGACATTTAATTCCAAAGAACAGGGTTCATGTCATTTACTATTGAACTATACTCAATGTGACGGATCAATAGAACATCTCAATTTTCAAATATCAAGTTATTAACATTACTAAGACGGTAATCTAACTTCAACTTGTCATGTCaattttgattgattatcaacattttgtttttatataaaaaGTAATTAAGGCAATTATCGTGCATAAGAAATCCTTGTGCACATTAAAGTTGGTTGCCTTTTGCATATGTTAGAGCTTATATCAATTGATTTTATaagaatttataaaataatttccatttgataattttttttattctgttgtttttggtttttgaaaataaaatatatttcctcgctaaaatataatataaaaaaaaaaaaaaagaagcctAAATTTAATAGGATGATAAACCTTTTTTAATTGAAATTCTCTTGTTGTTACCtcagaaaaataaaatttaccatTTGGAGGTCATATTTGTAAACTCACGGCTCAATTATATCGGTGATAAACAAAAAAGCAACTCACTTTTAACATAATAGGGAAAAGCAAAAGTTACTTTCATAATAATTGGGATttaagaaatgaaaaataattgGGAAATTCCTTATTAAAAATTGAGTCTTTTCTTCACCCTATTATATATATCCTTCAAATTCATTCAACTTCTCCACACCCTcaaatctttttcttcttacAAAATCTCTCCACAATCTGACACACTTTGCAACAAAAATGGCTCTTCATACAAcaacttcttttcttctctcatCACTACTACTACTACCCATTATGTTCTTCAATTTAACTGCTTTTGCCGATCCGATAACATTCGACATTCTCAATTTTGGAGACAAACTTGAATCCTTTGCCGCTCCGATAACATTCAACGTTGTCGATTTCGGGGCAAAACCTAACAACATAAAAATCGACTCATCCAAGGCCTTCGAATCCGCATGGAAGCAGGCTTGTAGCTCTTCTAGAGCAGCTACCATTTATGTGCCTAAGGCCAAATTCTACATTTATAGTGCAACTTTTAAAGGGCCATGCAAAAATAATGTCATTACTTTACAAATGGATGGCACTCTGGTGGCTCCCCCAAATTTCCATCTCACTGCCCAATCTAAAACTTGGATCATTTTTCGTCAGGTTAATGGAGTTACTGTGTTGGGCGGTGTTATTGATGGTCAAGGAAGTGAACTTTGGGCTTGCAAACACTCTGGCAAGACATGCCCTCGTGGAACCACAGTATGCAAATTAAAGAATTTACTAATCTTATCTGCCAAATATACTTTGTCACACCCACACATATATTTATGCTAAAATTATAAACCATAACTTAAACTAAACTAATCTACACCATGAACTATTATAACTCAAACTATAATAGTTTAGGACTATATTAATTCACTTCTTGCCTTAGGCACCTTCTAAAAGTGTGTTtcaggattttttttttttattttaaagttaacAAATCTCAATCTATCTAAAAAATGCACCTTACTTTATTTATCCAAATGTCATTAGACATATTTACTTAATTTTtcttaaactaaaaatatttaatattaattttagggtaattataataggtagcaatttttagaataattattaagtatgtagcaatattttaaaaaaattgcaaatatagcaaaatctatcagtgatacacttctatcgttgatagactcttatggtttatcagtgatagaccaacatttgctacatggtctatcgatgatagactcctatcattgatagattttgacagattttgctatatttgcaatttttttaaaatgttgttatatacttatttattttgaatataattgctaaatttgcaactatcccttaattttaacatttatggTATATTTATGGTATGCATATAAGGTGTATCGaattaatcaaatatatatcaaatgATATATTGAGATGTAtcaattagattagattagtttttttttttttttttgtcataattaaagaaatggaaaaaaaaaatgtgcgACAAGTTTAATATCTAAACTTAAATTGTGATGCACTGTAACTTTCAAAATATATTATCGTAtactaaatttattattatttttaaagaatcatataccaaattAACTTATAATTGGAAAAGTTGATGTactttcatttttattaaaacAACTATTTCATCCTAcactattttgttttttgaaacAACTTGTTGGAAGGTGATATTGGCACTTTTTATTCGATATATACTAACAGGTAACAAttcatttaaattgaaattattaaacattattattgtcatatatatatatatacacactttATTCCTTTCCTCTACAAACTTTTGTTCACACACTGAAACACAactgttttgttttatttcgtTTTGTGCAGTCACTACAATTTACCAATTCACAAAACATAGTGATCAGTGGATTAACATCACTGAATAGCCAAATATATCACATAGTCATAAATAAATGCCGTAATGTAAGAATGGAAAGACTAAACATCTATGCCCCTGCCAATAGTCCAAATACTGATGGAATTGATTTAGAAGAAACATCTTATGTGACCATCCTCGACTCTAATATCGGCACCGGTGACGACTGCATTTCAGTAGGCCCTGGCACCTCTAACGTGTTGATCCAGAATATTTATTGTGGACCTGGCCATGGAATTAGGTATATAGATTCTTGTTGATCTTTTTATCAATTATTTGGATGGTTTGTTTATTTATGGTTGatataattcaaatttgatttgGTTTCATTGGTGCAGCATTGGAAGTTTAGGaagaaaggagagagagaatgGGGTCCAGAATGTGACGGTTCAGTCATGTAGACtcaaaaaaactcaaaatggaGTGAGAATAAAAAGTTGGGGAAGGCCCAGTACTGGATTTGCAACAAACATTCGTTTTCAACATATCACAATGACTGATGTCAAAAACCCTATCGTCATCAATCAAAATTATTGTCCCCATAATCAAGGTTGCCCTGGAAAGGTATGCAATCGTACCgttcttaattctttttttctttacttattGCATTTGACTCACACATCATCTTTTCTACAAAATATTATTTCCTGAAAcgtaaataaaaatatcaaattccAACTAAGATAACTATAACCTTCCACTTATAAAAAACATAAtgaactttgaaaaaaaaaaatccaaattaacTAATTTATCGAAATTCTCTCTTATACAAAAAAGGTATAGatattaactacttcatttattaTAGTTTATTCAATTAAATACTTCCAAACTTTGTCAACCCTACAACTATTTTATAaactatatatgtgtgtatgttTGGATATATATCTGTATGTATAAGTATGTATAAACTAAAttgtaaatttgtaaatttatatatggatatatattcTATTTGTAAATTTACTCTAAATACTAAAttgtaacaaattaaaaaaaataaatagaaactaaaattATTACATATAGTTCAATAACTAAATTGTCGTAAATGTAAGAAATAGGGATTGTGACTCGATTGTTAATTAAATACTCCGATAAATTTTAACAAATCAAAAACAagtattatatattatttacttttatattgaaaatttaggaaaagaaactatatgtatatgtgttaaaaagggattttttttttcaaaaatagaaagaaaaaaacacaaaatttattactttgattttttaatatgaattgaatttataaatattttgtgaaATTAATGAAATTCTTTTATAAATTAGATAGAAGTTAGAATAAGTGATGTTGTTATAATAAAGTTAAAGTAAATTGAGTTTGTTTGTAAATAAATAGGAATCTGGAATTAAAATTAGCGATGTGACGTACAAATCAATTTACGGGACATCGGCGTCGTTGGTGGCCATCAAATTGGATTGTAGCCCCAAATTTCCATGCAAGGGAATAGTGTTGGAGAATGTTCAACTAACCTACAAGAATGGAAATGCCAAAGCTTCATGTATCAACGCTCAAGGCTCTACTGTTGACATGGTTGAGCCCATGGGTTGCTTTGAAGAATTTTTAAGCTCTATATAAATTAGAATTTAAATCTGCATACTTAATTCCTCCTGAAAATTAAATGGGTAAACCTCAGTTGTAATGTAATGTAATATAGCTCATGTCTTTTACTATCAACTTTAGTGTGTGGTTTCACTGTAGAAGTTAATCATAATCATGCTAATGAAGTACGTTAATTGGTTGTGGAAGCATTAGCATAGGTTAAATGTGTGTTAAATCATGTCAAATATAGTGAATAAATTAGTGGACTGGTTCGTTCAATCATCATGTCTGTAGTTGTTATATTATTAGCTTCGGACGTGTAtgttttgcattttttttatttgtattttgtgGTAGCTCTTTATAATATTATGTTGTACTAATAATTGTGATTTAAACAACAGAAAACTGACCAAACCAATCTTAGGTTGATCGGTTTATGAAAAATCAATGGAAGTTAGTCGGTCGTTCCctacaaagaaaaagaaatagagaTCAAACCTGACTGCACAACCCAatgtttgaaaagagaaaaacaaaaagattgAAACAAATGAAGAAATTATGCAGACGCCTTATGCTGATTACCAATTTTTTAATTCTCTCTATTCTTCTTCTCTCATTTCTCTTCCTATTCCTAAACTCTCACAATTTTTTCTtcacttttctctttttcttttgctttttctttttctttttttaattcaatcCATTCACtcattctttccttttttctttttcttttgtttttatttatcaGTTTTGCACTCATTGACACCACAACATCAATCAtctattcttttttaatattatcttttccatttcttctcttctttttttttttctctctctcattttcttattctcttcttctttttttccttttgtctttttaagtttttaatatatatatacactaacGTACTTGGATAATAGACGTGACATAACTTTATTTGGTCTAATAGAGGGTTTGGGTTTaagcaaaatattaaaagaatagTTGTTTCACATTTTAAGAAGTGATGGACATCAAATATTTGTATAAAACAAGCTTATGTATTACAAAGAATCTTTGAATAGCCACAAAATATTTTAGATACTAAATCTGTTTTTTCACTGTAAAATACTTTTAATGGTGAAAATATTCTGCTACATGTGGTCGTCACTAAACACAAGTTAGTAAAAGGTTTTTGTGAtgttttatattaaaaattgtCGCAACCTGTGGTGAATTATTAAAATTGTTACACGACTGTTGCGATGAGACATAAAAAGTTGCAATATACAACGTGTCTTGAGGATGTGATAAGATACGACATTTATGAAGAATTCATAAATTGTGATGTTTTATTCTTCATTGCACTATGAGACATTATATTTTCGATTGAACACAATAATGTTTTGGTGTTTTGAGTTGTCGCAAAATCGAATAATCTTTTCACATATGTATGCATTAGATGTTTTCAACCTTATCCACATTATCAAACATTTACGGTGCTAATTgtagttaaataaataaaccaaataTTATATTGTAGTATATATTATAATGTCTATAAAATTAATCCTTTACCATCCACACCAAAAATGTTATTGGTGTCCTACATGCATGGTTGGACTATTATCACAGACAAGTTTGATTTCATAGTCACAACAAATATGAATTctctctcactccttgcccctTCCTCCAACCATTTcctttcaaaacaaaataataataataataataataataataataataataataataataataataattaagtactCAATAGTTACcacatataaaataaatacacaaCATCAGTAGCTACATCCTCAGTCAAAATCCATTAACAAATTAAGTCAATGTATACAAATTAAAAACTTGAAACTAAATTCT
Encoded proteins:
- the MPG2 gene encoding polygalacturonase-like precursor; this translates as MALHTTTSFLLSSLLLLPIMFFNLTAFADPITFDILNFGDKLESFAAPITFNVVDFGAKPNNIKIDSSKAFESAWKQACSSSRAATIYVPKAKFYIYSATFKGPCKNNVITLQMDGTLVAPPNFHLTAQSKTWIIFRQVNGVTVLGGVIDGQGSELWACKHSGKTCPRGTTSLQFTNSQNIVISGLTSLNSQIYHIVINKCRNVRMERLNIYAPANSPNTDGIDLEETSYVTILDSNIGTGDDCISVGPGTSNVLIQNIYCGPGHGISIGSLGRKERENGVQNVTVQSCRLKKTQNGVRIKSWGRPSTGFATNIRFQHITMTDVKNPIVINQNYCPHNQGCPGKESGIKISDVTYKSIYGTSASLVAIKLDCSPKFPCKGIVLENVQLTYKNGNAKASCINAQGSTVDMVEPMGCFEEFLSSI